Proteins encoded within one genomic window of Bacillus sp. 1NLA3E:
- a CDS encoding sensor histidine kinase, producing MKSIRFKLWAGMMALVAIVLLLLWLFQIVFLENFYNRMWTSYIKREVITINQLLEKGEKSAFESKLEEFAFNNNIYAELADKNGNSIYITGSSSSAGKMPMIDSNARNGVIQEILTDKEVDVPVTHPRFGNKFMLIGLPIRISGELSQVMLIITPLAPMKDTTEILKGQLVYIIGILLFASLIISFLISRSFTSPILEIKKVSEKMAAGDFLARIKTKKQDEIGTLAETINNMGEQLSKIEQLRKDLIANVSHELRTPLSLIRGYAETIKDVTGNDPVKREKQLGVIIEETERLSRIVDDIMNLSQLQSGNAKLNKVSFKINVLIDDAMKRYDILSEKTGVGIVRIGSVKALVKADENKIAQVLYNLINNGFNHTSKGGFITLKIVEENESVRIEISDTGKGITQEELPHIWDRYYKAEKTSEKRPTGTGLGLAIVKGILEAHQVAYGVESKEKVGTKFWFELNKVNGSS from the coding sequence ATGAAGAGTATCCGTTTTAAGCTTTGGGCAGGAATGATGGCACTTGTTGCGATAGTTTTGCTGCTTCTGTGGTTATTTCAGATTGTTTTTCTTGAAAATTTTTATAACCGGATGTGGACATCTTATATTAAAAGAGAAGTCATCACCATTAATCAGTTGCTAGAAAAAGGGGAAAAGAGTGCTTTTGAAAGCAAACTGGAGGAATTTGCTTTTAATAATAATATATATGCCGAACTAGCCGATAAAAATGGGAACTCCATTTATATTACAGGGTCTTCTAGTTCTGCCGGAAAAATGCCTATGATTGATAGTAATGCTAGGAATGGGGTTATTCAGGAAATTTTAACCGACAAAGAGGTTGATGTTCCTGTGACACATCCCCGTTTTGGTAACAAATTTATGTTAATTGGGTTACCAATAAGAATTTCGGGGGAATTATCACAGGTTATGCTCATCATCACGCCTTTAGCTCCAATGAAGGATACAACAGAAATTTTGAAGGGGCAACTCGTTTATATCATTGGTATACTCCTATTTGCATCCTTGATTATTTCTTTTCTCATTTCGCGAAGTTTTACAAGCCCAATTTTAGAAATAAAAAAAGTGTCTGAAAAAATGGCAGCTGGTGACTTTTTGGCTAGAATTAAAACAAAAAAGCAGGACGAGATAGGGACCTTAGCAGAAACCATTAATAATATGGGTGAACAGCTGTCTAAAATAGAGCAACTTAGGAAAGATCTCATTGCCAATGTATCTCATGAACTCCGAACGCCGCTAAGTCTAATCCGTGGATATGCTGAAACGATTAAAGACGTAACAGGTAATGATCCTGTAAAAAGGGAAAAACAGCTAGGAGTTATTATCGAGGAAACAGAACGGTTAAGTAGAATTGTAGATGATATTATGAACCTTTCTCAGCTACAATCGGGGAATGCTAAGTTAAACAAAGTTAGTTTTAAAATAAATGTACTGATAGATGACGCGATGAAGCGGTATGATATTTTAAGTGAAAAAACGGGTGTAGGAATTGTAAGAATAGGATCGGTTAAAGCATTGGTTAAAGCGGACGAAAATAAAATTGCCCAGGTACTTTATAATCTAATTAACAATGGGTTCAATCATACATCAAAAGGCGGATTCATTACATTGAAGATAGTAGAGGAAAATGAGAGTGTCAGAATTGAGATTTCTGATACAGGTAAGGGAATAACCCAGGAGGAATTGCCACATATATGGGATCGGTACTATAAGGCTGAAAAGACAAGTGAAAAAAGACCAACTGGAACGGGACTGGGCTTGGCAATTGTAAAGGGGATACTTGAGGCCCATCAGGTTGCCTATGGAGTTGAAAGCAAGGAAAAAGTTGGCACGAAATTTTGGTTTGAACTTAACAAGGTAAACGGTAGTTCTTAA